Genomic segment of Arachis hypogaea cultivar Tifrunner chromosome 16, arahy.Tifrunner.gnm2.J5K5, whole genome shotgun sequence:
GGCCCCCCGTCTAGGTCCCCTGTTACTTCTACTAGGAAATCAGCCATGGTTTGAGCCTTGATCGCGTGCCTGGATTTATACTGTAAGTCATACTGGGAGAGTTCGACAGCCCAAGTCATCATTCTACCCGCCAAGTTGGGATTCTGGAGTACTTGCCGGATTGCCTGATCCGTCCTGACGATTACTTGGTGTCCTTGAAAGTACTGCCGCAACCTGCGTGACGAAATCAGGAGCGCATACGCCACTTTCTCTAGCTTGCTATACCTTAGCTCTGCTCCTTGTAGTGCTTTACTCACAAAATATATTGGTTGTTGAGTCTTCCTCTCTTCTCACACTAAGACCGCCGCCAAGGCCTTATCGGTTACTGCCAAGTACAAGTATAGCGTTTCTCCCTTCTTAGGTCTTGCGAGGACGGGTGGTGCCAAAACTATTTGTTTGAATTGCTTGAAAGATTCTTAACATACCGGGGTCCACTCGAACGTGATTCCCTTTTTCATTAGGTTAAAGAAGGGTAGCGCTTTGGCCGCCGACGCGCCGAGGAAATGGGATAGTGCTGTGAGTCTGCCCGCCAACCTTTGGACATCTTTCACACTtcccgggctcttcatctgaAGGATTGCACCGCATTTTTCTGGGTTGGCCTCTACCCCTCGTTAGGTTATCATAAACCCCAAGAACTTACCGGTTTCGACGGCGAAGGCGCACTTCAGCGGATTGAGCCTCATTCCGTGCTGCCGAAGAGACGCAAAGACACTTTCTAGGTCACTTAAAATGGCCTCGGGCCTGGCGGTTTGACTAAGATATCGTCTACGTATACCTCTACCGTCTTGCCGATGAGGTCCCTAAAGACCTttttcatcagcctttggtacgtgGCCCTGCGTTCTTCTGTCCGAACGGCATAACTTTGTAGCAATATGTCCCTCCCGGCGttatgaatgccgttttctcctcaTCTGGCgagtgcatcggtatctgattatacccagaataggcATCCGTGAAGCTCAAATATCGGTAACCCGCCGCCGCGTCGACAAGAGCATCGATGTTTGGTAGGGGGAAGGAATCTTTGGGACATGCTTTGTTAAGGTCAGAGTAatccacgcacattctccattccCGCTAGGATTTTTAACCAGGACACATTTGCAAGCCAAGTCGAGTAATCGAGTTCCCGAATGAAGCCCGCTTCCAGTAGGCTGGCCGTCTGTTTGGCCACCTCTTCTGCCCTTTCTTGGGACATTTTTCTCCTCCTTTGGGCCACTGGCTTTGCCTCCGGTCTCACGGCCAGTTGGTGTGACATGAACTGGGGGTCTATACCCGGCATGTCGGCCGGCGTCCAGGCAAACAAGTCGTCGTTGGCCCTGATCATCTCTATGAGGGGTTCTTTCAGGTCATGGGGCAGATTCCTGTTTACAAAGGTAAACTTCTCGTCTGAATCGCCGACCCCGAACTTTTCAAGATCTCCCTCTGGTTCGGGCCTGGGTTTGTCATCAACCCTGGCGTCTAGGTCGGCGAGAAATACACCGAATGCTTCTTTAGATTTCTTTCTCAGGGAGAGGCTGGCGTTGTCGCATGCGACTGCCGTCTCTAGATCTCCCCTGATGGTCCCAACTGATCCATCGTCAGCTACAAACTTTATTAGCAATAACTTGGTGGAGATCACCGCCCCAAATTCGTTGATGGTCTTCCTCCCCAGGATGAGGCTGTAGGCCGTCGAGTCTCTTAAGACCACGAACTCCGCCATTAGCGACCTCTTCCCCCTGCCTCCGCCTATGGAGACCGGGAGGAAAATTACGCCATCTGGCTTGATGAAGTTATCACCTAGGCCTACCACGCCGTGCTGGTGACCTCTGAGGTCAGCGTCTCGTAGGCCCAGGACGTCAAAGACATTGCGAAATATGATATTGGAATCAGCTCCTGTGTCCACCAAGATCCGCTTTACTAGGCTGGTGCCCACCCTGGCTGTGATCACCATCGGCAGACTCTCCGCAACCTCATCGAACCATTGATCCTCGGGGCCGAAAGATATCGAGGGCAACTTGCGAGAGGTCGGTGCGGGGCCAGAAGACATAGCTAGAACCTTGGCGTCCTTCTTACTAGCCGATTTCGACCTGGGAGGGACATCCCTTCCAATCACCATATTCACCACGGTGAGGGCATGCTCCGCGTCCTCCTCGGGTTCCCGTCTCTGCTTTACGGCGCGGCTTTGTCCTCGGTTGACCGGTCCCTCCTCCTAGGTTCCCTTATTAGGTGGGCGAACTCGACCAGCTTTCCTTCTCAGATGTCCTGCTCCAGGGCGTCCTTCAGGTcgaagcagtcttgggtcttgtggCCATATCCCTTCTGATAATCACAatagaggttcttgtttccttCCGTCCTGTCCCTGAGTTGTCGGGGCTTCGACAAGATGCCCTTGTCGGTAATTCGCTGATAAACCTCGACGATTGGAGCCGCTACGAgggtgtagttggtgaacttcCCAACACGGGGAAAGGGTTTGAAAGTCTTGACTGTTCCTCCGTCTCTGGAGTGTTCCTTGGACCTCTCACCGCCACCAAACGGGCGGGTACTAGGGTGTGcgggctgccgtttattggcTGCCACGACTTGACTTACCTCTTCATCATTAATGTATTCCCTGGCTACGTTCTGAATTTTCTGCATTGTCCAGATGGGCTTGGTGGTGAGGTATTTTCAGAAATCCTCATTTAACAAGCCGTTTGTCAAGCATAAGCTGGCCACCGAATCGGTTAAGCCGTCTATCTCAAGGCACTCATCGTTGAACCTGTCCAGGTATTTTCTGGTCGGCTCGCCGTTTTGCTGCGTCACCCCTAGCAGGTTAATCGGGTGTTTTGCTTTGGCGATGCACGTGGTGAACTGGGTCAAGAAAGAACGACTGATGTCGGCAAACGTGGTTATGGAGCCCTGGGAGAGGACATTAAACCAACGAATCGCCGGACCAGCTAAGGTTACTGGGAAATCCCGGCATCTCACTTCGTCGCCTACCCTTTCCAGGTTCATcatggcctcgaaggccgttagatgCTCTTGGGGATCATGGGTACCGTCGTACCTCATACCTGTCAGCTTGTCAAAGTGCTTTGGTAGCCGTACTCCAAGGATCGAGTGGTGGAAAGGGGTTACCCCCATGACCATCGGTTGCCTTTCCCTGCCATGTTCTCTGTTAGGTCGGCCTCTTTTCGTCCTTTCTCGGCGGTTCACTTATGGTGGtcggtttcttcttctttgtcctCTGTCGCTTTCCCAGTATTCTTCTTCGGTGTCTCTCATTGGTGATCTGTTGTAGACCAGCGGGTCTCGTCTTCTCCTTGGAACTTCTCTGCTCTCCTGGCTTTCTGATTTTGTTCGGGGGCTCGAGGTGCGCCTGGAGCGACTCCTCCGAAGGCTTCTTTCTCCCCTTTGAGTGGATCGGGAAGGCTCCTGGCTAGG
This window contains:
- the LOC112757559 gene encoding uncharacterized protein — protein: MVMGVTPFHHSILGVRLPKHFDKLTGMRYDGTHDPQEHLTAFEAMMNLERVGDEVRCRDFPVTLAGPAIRWFNVLSQGSITTFADISRSFLTQFTTCIAKAKHPINLLGVTQQNGEPTRKYLDRFNDECLEIDGLTDSVASLCLTNGLLNEDF